In Erigeron canadensis isolate Cc75 chromosome 1, C_canadensis_v1, whole genome shotgun sequence, a single window of DNA contains:
- the LOC122597397 gene encoding uncharacterized protein LOC122597397 → MPPVLQQLIGTSHIFETKSHTYYQVADYESFNCSKVVVTELSDPEVKKEDVKSISFGNESRGSSLAISNVNENPLEISDVAEAGAVVMNDDKGVGDNVAIDVVRGKKRQFQETNVVEDGKKAVK, encoded by the exons ATGCCTCCTGTTTTACAACAACTTATTGGAACGTCTCATATATTTGAAACCAAAAGTCACACGTATTATCAAGTTGCCGATTATGAGAGTTTCAACTGTTCAAAAGTTGTTGTTACTGAGTTGTCTGACCCAGAGGTCAAGAAGGAGGATGtgaaatcaatttcatttggtAATGAGTCACGAGGATCCTCATTAGCAATCTCGAATGTAAATGAAAACCCGCTTGAAATAAG TGACGTTGCCGAGGCTGGAGCTGTGGTTATGAATGACGATAAAGGGGTTGGAGATAATGTTGCAATTGATGTGGTTCGTGGGAAAAAGAG GCAATTTCAAGAAACAAATGTTGTCGAGGATGGCAAAAAAGCGGTCAAGTGA
- the LOC122585253 gene encoding LRR receptor-like serine/threonine-protein kinase GHR1 — translation MMFRVLVILVVMLLVPATLGQLPSQDILALLEFKKGIKHDPTGFVLSSWNEESIDFNGCPASWNGIMCNAGNVAGVVLDHLSLSADVDLNVFANLTKLVKLSMSNNSISGKFPTKIGGMLEFLDISDNLFNSSLPKDIGKVVGLRNMSLAGNNFSGSIPDWISGLSSIQSLDLSRNSFSGPIPPSLTQLNNLVYLNLSVNVLTKRMPKGFLDMGVLEVIDLHGNMFDGDLDAQFLLLTTATYVDFSGNLLTSTTSPNDKFLPGISETIRYLNLSRNQVTGSLVSGGVAQMFGSLIVLDLSYNQFSGELPSFNFAYNLQILKLSNNKFSGFIPNDLLKGDSLVLTELDLSGNNFTGAISMIMSTTLQVLNLSSNGLTGELPLVTGGCVVLDLSKNSFEGNLTKMVKWGNLEFLDLSQNRLTGTFPKVTGQFLRLNHLNVSHNSLDSTIPEVITQFPRLSVLDMGFNKFDGPFPNGLLSMPTLQELHLESNRVSGTISLFSSSFVPNVSNIQVLDVSDNQLGGDFPDGFSSLTELKFLDISGNNFSGSLPLSLTGLTGLVSLDISQNHFSGPLLKNLTNDLTSFNASYNDLSGVVPENLRKFPESSFFPGNSDLQFPNPPPGPNTRGLSSKKKPIKTIFKVLVIVACIIAVVILILLAIFIHFMRISRRPLPQEVGTKDVEHRQTSHGSGGGMTVSTGDIVTSRKGSSSELITPEKIGGGAVTSFSPSKNSGFSYSPDSGDSYTVENLSRLDVRSPDRLAGELYFLDDTVSFSPEELSRAPAEVLGRSSHGTSYRATLDNGLLLTVKWLREGVAKQRKDFAKEAKKFANIRHPNVVGLRGYYWGPTQHEKLILSDYISPGSLASFLYDRPGRKGPPLTWGQRLKIAVDIARGLNYLHFDRAIPHGNLKSTNILLDGVDLNARVADYCLHRLMTQAGTIEQILDAGVLGYRAPELAASKRPLPSFKSDIYAFGVILLELLTGKCAGDVVSGEDGGGVDLNDWVRLKVAEGHGADCFDAVLITEMGTPAADKGMKDVLGIALRCIRPLSERPGIKTVYEDLSSI, via the exons ATGATGTTTAGGGTTTTAGTAATACTAGTGGTGATGTTATTAGTACCTGCAACTTTAGGTCAGCTACCTTCACAAGATATATTAGCATTACTTGAATTCAAAAAGGGTATAAAACACGACCCAACTGGGTTTGTACTTAGTTCTTGGAATGAAGAATCTATTGACTTTAATGGTTGTCCTGCTTCTTGGAATGGTATTATGTGTAATGCTGGTAATGTTGCTGGTGTAGTTCTCGATCATTTGTCGTTATCGGCTGACGTCGATTTGAATGTTTTTGCTAATCTTACTAAATTAGTTAAGCTTTCAATGTCTAATAATTCCATTTCTGGTAAATTTCCTACAAAGATAGGGGGTATGCTTGAGTTTCTAGATATCTCGGATAATTTGTTTAACTCGAGTCTACCGAAAGATATTGGTAAAGTTGTTGGTTTAAGGAATATGTCTTTAGCTGGAAATAACTTTTCGGGTTCCATTCCTGATTGGATTTCAGGGCTTAGTTCAATACAGTCTTTAGATTTAAGCCGTAACTCGTTTTCTGGACCCATCCCACCGTCTTTAACACAGTTGAACAATTTGGTGTATCTAAATCTGTCTGTTAATGTGTTAACGAAGAGAATGCCGAAAGGTTTTCTTGATATGGGAGTTCTTGAGGTTATTGATTTGCATGGAAATATGTTTGATGGGGATCTTGATGCTCAGTTTTTGCTTTTGACAACTGCCACTTACGTTGATTTTAGTGGGAATTTGCTTACGAGTACTACAAGTCCAAACGACAAATTTTTGCCTGGAATTTCTGAAACTATTAGGTATTTAAATCTTAGTCGGAACCAGGTAACCGGATCGTTAGTTAGTGGGGGAGTGGCTCAGATGTTTGGGAGCTTAATTGTGTTGGATTTGAGCTACAATCAGTTCTCTGGTGAACTTCCAAGTTTCAACTTTGCTTATAATCTTCAAATCCTTAAGCTTTCAAATAACAAGTTTTCGGGGTTTATACCAAATGATCTTTTGAAAGGTGACTCATTGGTTCTAACCGAGTTGGACTTGAGTGGCAATAACTTCACAG GGGCAATCAGTATGATAATGTCGACAACACTTCAAGTTCTTAATCTATCTTCCAATGGTCTCACGGGTGAGCTTCCATTGGTCACTGGTGGCTGTGTTGTTCTTGATTTGTCAAAGAACAGCTTTGAAGGAAATTTGACCAAAATGGTGAAATGGGGAAACCTGGAGTTTCTTGATCTTAGCCAGAATCGCTTAACTGGTACGTTCCCTAAGGTAACGGGTCAGTTCTTGCGCCTTAACCACCTGAACGTCTCTCATAATTCTCTTGATTCGACAATCCCAGAAGTAATCACACAGTTTCCGCGACTCTCGGTTCTTGATATGGGGTTCAACAAGTTTGATGGACCATTCCCGAATGGTTTATTATCTATGCCTACTTTACAAGAACTTCATCTTGAAAGTAATAGAGTTTCAGGAACTATCAGTTTGTTTTCGTCTTCATTTGTACCTAATGTATCCAATATTCAGGTTCTTGATGTGTCTGATAATCAGCTTGGTGGCGATTTTCCTGATGGGTTTAGTTCGTTGACTGAACTCAAATTTCTTGATATATCTGGAAACAATTTCTCAGGCTCTTTACCATTGTCTTTGACTGGACTTACAGGTCTTGTTTCTTTAGATATTTCTCAAAATCATTTCTCAGGTCCGTTACTAAAGAACTTGACTAACGATCTAACGAGCTTTAATGCATCTTATAATGATCTCTCTGGTGTTGTTCCTGAGAATTTGAGAAAATTTCCAGAGTCTTCTTTCTTTCCTGGGAATTCCGATTTGCAATTTCCTAATCCTCCTCCAGGACCAAACACCCGGGGATTGTCCAGCAAGAAAAAACCTATCAAAACCATTTTTAAAGTGCTGGTCATTGTTGCTTGTATTATCGCTGTGGTGATTTTGATTCTTCTGGCAATTTTTATTCATTTCATGCGGATTTCACGACGGCCTCTTCCACAAGAAGTTGGGACGAAAGACGTCGAACATCGTCAAACTTCCCATGGAAGTGGTGGTGGAATGACTGTTTCCACTGGAGATATTGTTACTTCTCGAAAAGGTTCTTCATCAGAGTTAATTACTCCGGAAAAGATTGGTGGAGGGGCAGTGACAAGTTTTTCACCATCTAAAAACAGTGGCTTCTCTTACTCGCCTGATTCTGGTGACTCTTATACTGTTGAGAATCTCTCAAGACTTGATGTGAGGTCACCTGATCGATTGGCCGGTGAACTTTATTTTCTTGATGACACCGTCTCATTTTCACCCGAGGAATTATCACGGGCCCCTGCTGAAGTTTTGGGAAGGAGTAGCCATGGCACTTCATACAGAGCCACACTAGACAATGGATTGTTGTTGACTGTCAAATGGCTAAGAGAAGGGGTTGCAAAACAGAGAAAAGATTTTGCTAAAGAGGCAAAAAAGTTTGCTAATATACGGCATCCGAATGTTGTTGGGTTACGAGGATACTATTGGGGGCCCACACAACATGAGAAGCTGATTCTTTCAGATTACATATCTCCCGGAAGTCTTGCCAGTTTCCTCTATG ATCGACCTGGAAGAAAAGGTCCACCATTGACATGGGGACAGAGGCTGAAAATAGCAGTTGACATTGCTCGTGGACTAAACTACCTCCATTTTGACCGCGCAATTCCACACGGAAACCTAAAGTCAACAAACATTTTGTTAGATGGTGTAGATTTAAATGCCCGTGTAGCAGATTACTGTCTTCACCGTCTGATGACCCAAGCGGGAACAATAGAGCAGATTCTCGATGCTGGGGTGCTAGGCTATCGTGCACCTGAGCTGGCTGCTTCAAAACGCCCACTTCCTTCCTTCAAATCAGATATTTATGCATTTGGAGTTATTTTACTGGAGCTTTTGACTGGAAAGTGTGCGGGTGATGTGGTGTCGGGTGAAGACGGTGGTGGTGTTGATTTGAACGATTGGGTTCGGCTGAAGGTGGCAGAGGGACATGGTGCTGATTGTTTTGATGCGGTTTTAATAACAGAAATGGGAACACCGGCTGCTGATAAGGGAATGAAAGATGTTCTAGGGATTGCGTTAAGGTGTATACGGCCACTTTCTGAGCGGCCGGGAATCAAGACTGTGTACGAGGATCTTTCGTCTATATAA